A stretch of the Candidatus Methylomirabilota bacterium genome encodes the following:
- the glmM gene encoding phosphoglucosamine mutase has translation MARLFGTDGIRGVANAEPLTTELAFRLGRQLVATLLEHHGLSKGRLVVGRDTRLSGPMLEGALVSGALSAGADVFAVGVLPTPAIAYLTRALDAQGGVVLSASHNSFEDNGIKIFSSEGSKFPESWESEIEARLNGRDVAPKPTGKYLGRLVRYDRAEADYIAHARQTFPFDLAGLTVTLDCAHGATYRVAPKLFRALGAKVVVQGARPNGLNINQKSGALHAERLTARVRAARADIGLAFDGDGDRLIALDETGEVRDGDYLLAICGRHLASLRRLKTGVVVTTVMANLGLDKALGQAGIRTIKTQVGDRYVLEEMIKTGANLGGEQSGHLLFLDHTTTGDGIVSALQLLSVLRETGQPLSALSKCLTKFPQVLINVRVREKPPLESIPGLTVLQASFEREMASGGRILLRYSGTENLARVMVEYEDGDRVRTIAADLSQLIKGAIGA, from the coding sequence ATGGCCCGTCTCTTCGGCACCGACGGGATCCGGGGCGTGGCCAATGCGGAGCCGCTGACCACGGAGCTGGCCTTTCGTCTCGGGCGCCAGCTCGTGGCCACCCTCCTCGAGCACCATGGTCTCAGCAAGGGGCGGCTCGTGGTGGGCCGGGACACCCGGCTGTCCGGCCCCATGCTCGAGGGCGCTCTTGTCTCGGGAGCGCTCTCCGCGGGGGCCGACGTCTTCGCGGTGGGCGTGCTGCCCACTCCCGCCATCGCCTATCTCACGCGCGCTCTCGACGCCCAGGGGGGGGTGGTGCTGTCGGCCTCGCACAATTCCTTCGAGGACAACGGAATCAAGATCTTCTCCTCGGAAGGCTCCAAGTTCCCCGAGAGCTGGGAAAGCGAGATCGAGGCCCGCCTGAATGGCCGGGACGTGGCGCCCAAGCCGACGGGCAAGTACCTGGGCCGCCTCGTGCGCTACGACCGGGCGGAGGCCGACTACATCGCGCACGCGCGGCAGACCTTCCCCTTCGACCTGGCGGGACTGACGGTGACGCTCGACTGCGCTCACGGCGCCACGTATCGCGTGGCGCCCAAGCTCTTTCGGGCCCTGGGCGCCAAGGTCGTCGTGCAAGGGGCGCGCCCCAATGGTCTCAACATCAACCAGAAGTCGGGCGCCCTGCATGCCGAGCGTCTGACCGCGCGGGTCCGCGCGGCCCGCGCCGACATCGGGCTGGCCTTCGATGGCGATGGCGACCGGCTCATCGCCCTGGATGAGACGGGCGAGGTCCGCGACGGAGACTATCTTCTCGCCATCTGCGGGCGCCACCTGGCCTCGCTTCGCCGGCTCAAGACCGGCGTCGTGGTGACCACGGTCATGGCCAACCTGGGTCTCGACAAGGCGCTCGGGCAGGCGGGGATACGCACCATCAAGACCCAGGTCGGCGACCGCTATGTGCTCGAGGAGATGATCAAGACGGGCGCCAACCTCGGGGGCGAGCAGTCCGGGCATCTGCTCTTTCTCGATCACACGACAACGGGAGACGGCATCGTCTCCGCCCTGCAGCTCCTGTCCGTGCTTCGCGAGACCGGCCAGCCGCTGTCCGCGCTGTCGAAGTGTCTGACCAAGTTCCCGCAGGTGCTGATCAACGTGAGGGTTCGCGAGAAGCCGCCGCTGGAGTCCATTCCCGGGCTGACGGTCCTGCAGGCGTCTTTCGAGCGCGAGATGGCCTCCGGCGGTCGGATACTTCTGCGCTATTCCGGCACGGAGAATCTCGCCCGCGTCATGGTCGAGTACGAGGACGGAGACAGGGTCCGGACCATCGCCGCCGATCTCTCCCAGCTCATCAAGGGAGCCATCGGGGCGTGA
- the acpS gene encoding holo-ACP synthase, giving the protein MGVGVDLAQITRMRRAVERWDERFLRRVFTEGELAYCRRRRDPIPHLAARFAAKEATLKALGTGLRMGVNWRELEVRRERGQAPVMVLSGRSQALARAKGASRVLLSLSHDGDYALAQALLVGDPPDAGAAST; this is encoded by the coding sequence ATGGGCGTGGGGGTCGACCTGGCGCAGATCACGCGCATGCGTCGCGCGGTCGAGCGTTGGGACGAGCGTTTCCTGCGCCGCGTCTTCACCGAGGGCGAGCTCGCCTATTGCCGCCGCCGCCGCGATCCCATCCCCCACCTGGCCGCGCGCTTCGCGGCCAAGGAGGCGACGCTCAAGGCGCTCGGCACGGGTCTCCGCATGGGCGTCAACTGGCGCGAGCTCGAAGTCCGGCGCGAGCGCGGACAGGCGCCCGTCATGGTGCTGTCGGGCCGCTCCCAGGCCCTCGCGCGCGCCAAGGGCGCCTCGCGGGTCCTGCTCTCGCTCTCGCATGATGGTGACTACGCCTTGGCGCAGGCGCTCCTCGTCGGAGATCCGCCGGATGCCGGGGCGGCTTCTACCTAG
- a CDS encoding NAD(P)H-hydrate dehydratase → MQPVFTAAEMRALDARAIEKLGIPGPQLMENAGRGGTAVIIREWAPIRGKRVTILCGKGNNGGDGFVVARHLKGKGARARVLLLGRRAEVKGDAAKALRRWRGRVEEIKDDEGLATVRRALTEADIVVDALLGTGLSGAVHGLLAHTIELVNDVCGRGAIPVIALDLPSGLASDGGLLLGPAIRADLTLTFAGLKRALLLYPAAEYAGRVVVVPIGIAEAEVGRGITTFLLEESDVRGLFPRRRPDAHKGTYGHLLVVAGSLGKSGAAALAGTAALRSGVGLCTVATASSQQPTIAGFAMELMTEALPETAGRAIAFKAKDHLDELAAQRDALAVGPGLSLDAESQALARALVSEVPRPMVIDADALSALAGHLDLLEEASSPRVLTPHPGEMARLLGMTVAQVQADRIEIVRECCVRYRVHLVLKGARSVLGCPDGRVFINPTGNPGMATGGSGDVLTGMIGAFLARRFDPLAALQAGCYLHGLAGDLAAADRGEEGLMASDIIQAIPAALTPGLR, encoded by the coding sequence GTGCAGCCGGTCTTCACGGCGGCCGAGATGCGGGCCCTGGACGCCCGCGCCATCGAGAAGCTCGGCATCCCGGGGCCGCAGCTCATGGAAAACGCGGGCCGCGGCGGCACCGCCGTGATCATCCGCGAGTGGGCGCCCATCCGCGGCAAGCGGGTGACCATCCTGTGCGGCAAGGGCAACAATGGCGGCGACGGCTTCGTCGTCGCGCGTCACCTGAAGGGGAAAGGCGCCCGGGCGCGTGTCCTGCTCCTGGGCCGGCGCGCCGAAGTCAAGGGCGATGCCGCCAAGGCCCTGCGCCGATGGCGCGGGCGCGTCGAGGAGATCAAGGACGACGAGGGCCTCGCCACCGTGCGGAGGGCTCTCACCGAGGCGGACATCGTGGTCGACGCGCTCCTGGGCACCGGTCTCAGCGGGGCCGTGCACGGGCTGCTCGCCCATACCATCGAGCTCGTCAACGATGTATGCGGGCGCGGCGCCATCCCCGTCATCGCGCTCGACCTGCCCTCGGGACTCGCGTCCGATGGCGGCCTGCTCCTCGGGCCCGCGATCCGCGCGGACCTTACCCTGACCTTTGCCGGCCTCAAGCGGGCGTTGCTTCTCTACCCGGCCGCCGAATACGCGGGGCGCGTCGTGGTGGTGCCGATCGGAATCGCTGAGGCGGAGGTCGGGCGCGGGATCACGACCTTTCTCCTGGAGGAGTCCGATGTGCGCGGTCTGTTCCCGCGCCGGCGTCCAGATGCCCACAAGGGTACGTACGGCCACCTTCTGGTGGTGGCGGGCTCTCTCGGCAAGAGCGGGGCGGCTGCCCTGGCGGGCACCGCGGCCCTCCGGAGCGGGGTCGGGCTCTGCACGGTGGCGACCGCGTCCTCGCAACAGCCGACCATCGCGGGCTTCGCCATGGAGCTCATGACGGAGGCGCTGCCCGAGACGGCGGGCCGGGCCATCGCCTTCAAGGCCAAGGACCACCTCGACGAGCTGGCGGCTCAACGCGACGCGCTGGCGGTGGGGCCGGGGCTCTCCCTCGACGCCGAGAGCCAGGCCCTCGCTCGCGCGCTCGTGTCCGAGGTGCCGCGGCCCATGGTCATCGACGCGGATGCCCTGTCCGCCCTGGCCGGCCACCTCGATCTGCTCGAGGAGGCCTCGTCGCCGCGCGTGCTCACGCCGCATCCGGGGGAGATGGCGCGGCTACTCGGCATGACGGTGGCCCAGGTCCAGGCCGACCGCATCGAGATCGTGCGGGAGTGCTGTGTCCGCTATCGCGTGCATCTGGTCTTGAAGGGGGCCCGCAGCGTCCTCGGATGCCCGGATGGACGCGTCTTCATCAATCCCACGGGCAATCCGGGCATGGCCACGGGCGGCAGCGGCGATGTGCTGACGGGGATGATCGGCGCCTTCCTCGCGAGACGCTTCGATCCGCTCGCCGCGCTCCAGGCGGGCTGCTACCTCCACGGTCTCGCGGGAGATCTGGCCGCGGCCGACCGCGGCGAGGAGGGGCTCATGGCCAGCGACATCATCCAGGCCATCCCGGCCGCGCTCACGCCGGGCCTCCGATGA
- the tsaE gene encoding tRNA (adenosine(37)-N6)-threonylcarbamoyltransferase complex ATPase subunit type 1 TsaE produces the protein MVCRNPEETQALGERLGRRLGEGSVVACTGELGAGKTCFLQGLARGLGVTADVTSPTFVLVNQYRGRLPVYHIDAYRTESLTELVDVGLEEMVHGSGVTIIEWADKILPLLPSTAITVAISGLGDEPRQIELTGAEEILNRRGLR, from the coding sequence GTGGTCTGCCGGAACCCGGAGGAGACGCAGGCGCTCGGCGAGCGGCTGGGCCGGCGCCTCGGCGAAGGCTCGGTGGTGGCCTGCACGGGGGAGCTGGGAGCGGGCAAGACCTGTTTTCTCCAGGGCCTCGCCCGAGGGCTCGGGGTCACCGCTGATGTCACGAGCCCGACCTTCGTGCTCGTGAACCAGTATCGGGGTCGGCTGCCCGTGTATCACATCGACGCGTACCGCACGGAGAGCCTGACCGAGCTCGTGGACGTGGGTCTCGAGGAGATGGTCCATGGCTCCGGGGTGACCATCATCGAGTGGGCCGACAAGATCCTGCCCCTCCTGCCTTCCACCGCCATCACGGTCGCCATCAGCGGCCTCGGCGACGAGCCCCGCCAGATCGAGCTCACCGGGGCCGAGGAGATTCTGAACCGGCGAGGGCTGAGATAA
- the radC gene encoding DNA repair protein RadC has protein sequence MGRSTRGTEWATEERPRERLYHKGAAALSDAELLAIQLGTGVPGLSVLDVAHELLTQFGSLQELAGREVAEVAAVRGVGRAKAVRLASAFEITRRLRSRNGASRPALSSPEQVFGRYGPLMEDLKKEVFRVALLDAQNGLLKDVVISEGTLSASLVHPREVFKPAIVESAASIILLHNHPSGDPTPSREDVRLTRQLVECSKLLDLPIHDHVIIGRERFISMAQRGSL, from the coding sequence ATGGGCAGGAGCACTCGCGGCACCGAATGGGCCACCGAAGAGCGTCCGCGTGAGCGCCTCTACCACAAGGGCGCGGCGGCGCTCTCCGATGCCGAGCTGCTCGCGATCCAGCTGGGGACCGGCGTGCCCGGACTCTCCGTGCTCGACGTCGCCCACGAGCTGCTGACGCAGTTCGGCTCGCTTCAGGAGCTGGCGGGGCGCGAGGTGGCCGAGGTGGCGGCCGTGCGCGGCGTGGGGCGCGCCAAGGCGGTGCGGCTGGCCTCCGCCTTCGAGATCACGCGGCGGCTCCGGTCACGGAATGGCGCGAGCCGACCGGCCCTCTCGAGCCCCGAGCAGGTGTTCGGGCGCTATGGGCCGCTCATGGAAGACCTCAAGAAAGAGGTCTTTCGGGTGGCCCTGCTGGACGCCCAGAACGGGCTCCTCAAGGACGTGGTGATCTCCGAGGGTACCCTGTCGGCCAGCCTCGTCCATCCCCGCGAGGTCTTCAAGCCCGCCATCGTGGAGTCGGCCGCCTCCATCATCCTGCTGCACAATCATCCGAGCGGCGACCCCACCCCGAGCCGCGAGGACGTGCGGCTGACCCGCCAGCTCGTCGAATGCTCGAAGCTCCTGGACCTGCCCATTCACGATCACGTCATCATCGGAAGGGAGCGCTTCATCAGCATGGCCCAACGAGGCAGTCTCTAG